The Pochonia chlamydosporia 170 chromosome 1, whole genome shotgun sequence genome window below encodes:
- a CDS encoding subtilase family domain-containing protein, with product MRECTLRQLLKTVELTVDAKRMIELILCRAALHLVGTRWASSPMTLDTVSVFYRLDDEGTPVFFLDKLFLSMEPGKLMVQPKRSEDILAPSLDEVQALGIVLAQIELGEKPDQVVRCEQEHMQSPQDIKLPVDRSKLAERLRMAYEKDDVSNRLASVGFCLAVEDQAEQDMDVLQRQSFDQWFYERAIEPLERFFIKSGWTWEQVNWAEPHAINMNDVYRLLKGSKLPCRDAMELNGQRVRKLPRKLLRYLKKHQSAEVKIGLEDTGIDLTHPMFKEHLDSGRISVGGCKDFTGDNMKPDGAMTDKVGHGTHLAYAILEATAPQCRLYIARVYKQNTSEPDTEEYVAQATRWLVKECGVEVLIMAFTFNKFSVLISQAIAEAEHVWFGAAAHHHCKVPVLGRHGNMKDTCTDKDTYAFGYPASDPKVSAIYSVDKEGKRSNFSPPGRRCCRNLAIQGEDVEAAWPLALNQGDVGMEGSNCMSNTKLMSGTSQATALVGAHVANVLLMLKTTPFENPRTTSFLEPGKHKDLIVWALTTEAGTESVMDSSHPTPTVTDDYSVIRPRLFLGKPLAECRSRVEKVIEGFYAGCIF from the exons ATGAGGGAATGCACTCTACGGCAGCTTCTAAAGACAGTGGAGTTGACAGTAGATGCCAAACGGATGATAGAGCTCATTCTTTGTCGCGCTGCCCTGCACCTTGTCGGAACGAGGTGGGCTAGCTCACCGATGACATTAGACACCGTCTCGGTCTTCTACCGACTTGACGATGAGGGAACGCCGGTATTCTTTCTGGACAAGCTCTTTTTGTCCATGGAACCTGGTAAACTGATGGTTCAGCCGAAGCGGTCTGAGGATATCTTGGCCCCCAGCCTAGATGAGGTACAGGCACTCGGAATTGTGCTCGCACAGATAGAGCTAGGGGAGAAACCTGACCAGGTCGTCCGTTGTGAGCAGGAACACATGCAGTCTCCGCAAGACATAAAATTGCCTGTGGACCGTTCCAAGCTTGCGGAGAGACTGCGAATGGCCTATGAAAAGGATGACGTCTCCAACCGGCTGGCGTCGGTTGGCTTTTGTCTTGCCGTAGAAGACCAGGCCGAGCAGGACATGGACGTATTGCAACGGCAGTCTTTCGACCAGTGGTTCTACGAAAGGGCGATAGAACCACTAGAGAGATTTTTCATTAAGAGCGGCTGGACCTGGGAGCAGGTCAATTGGGCTGAGCCGCATGCAATCAACATGAATGACGTTTATCGTCTTTTAAAGGGATCGAAGCTACCATGCCGCGATGCAAT GGAACTGAACGGCCAAAGGGTCAGGAAGTTGCCAAGGAAATTGCTGAGGTACCTGAAAAAGCATCAGTCTGCTGAAGTCAAGATAGGACTCGAGGACACCGGCATCGATCTGACCCATCCCATGTTCAAGGAGCACCTTGATTCTGGGCGTATTTCTGTTGGCGGCTGTAAAGATTTCACGGGTGACAACATGAAGCCTGACGGGGCCATGACGGATAAGGTTGGACACGGCACCCATCTCGCATATGCAATCCTCGAAGCCACCGCGCCGCAGTGTCGTTTATATATTGCTCGTGTATATAAGCAGAACACCTCGGAACCAGACACAGAAGAATATGTGGCACAG GCGACCCGCTGGCTCGTGAAAGAATGTGGAGTTGAGGTATTGATTATGGCATTTACTTTCAACAAATTCAGCGTGTTGATATCGCAAGCCATCGCAGAAGCTGAGCATGTCTGGTTCGGCGCCGCTGCCCACCACCACTGCAAGGTGCCCGTTCttggcagacatggcaaCATGAAAGATACATGTACGGATAAGGACACTTATGCTTTCGGCTATCCTGCGTCGGATCCCAAGGTTTCCGCGATTTACTCCGTCGATAAAGAAGGAAAACGTTCCAACTTCAGCCCTCCAGGTCGTAGGTGCTGTCGCAACTTGGCCATCCAGGGCGAAGACGTCGAAGCGGCTTGGCCTCTGGCACTCAACCAAGGGGACGTGGGCATGGAAGGTTCAAATTGCATGTCCAACACGAAGCTTATGAGTGGCACCTCCCAAGCCACGGCGCTTGTGGGCGCGCATGTGGCCAACGTTTTGCTCATGTTGAAAACGACACCGTTTGAGAACCCTCGTACTACAAGCTTTTTAGAGCCAGGGAAACACAAGGACCTCATCGTCTGGGCACTGACCACGGAAGCGGGAACAGAATCAGTCATGGACTCGAGTCACCCGACACCTACCGTTACAGACGACTACAGTGTCATTCGTCCGCGTCTTTTCCTCGGCAAGCCGCTAGCTGAATGTCGCAGCCGAGTTGAGAAAGTCATCGAAGGGTTCTACGCTGGTTGTATCTTCTGA
- a CDS encoding lysozyme (similar to Verticillium dahliae VdLs.17 XP_009656810.1) encodes MVKFTVQAAALAIIGASVAQGCTIPKGNAATIDLIAEFEGWRPDIYLDPVGKETVGYGHLCQRPRCAEVPYPIPLSVENGKALLSTDMAGAENCMTMATGQNVVLNANQYGALVSWAFNVGCGNVRSSDLIKGLNRGDDANTIVSQELPLWNRGGGVVLPGLVRRRAAELALFKTATGDGALPAPGC; translated from the exons ATGGTCAAATTCACCGTCCAAGCCGCCGCCctcgccatcattggcgccTCCGTCGCCCAAGGCTGCACTATTCCCAAGGGCAATGCCGCCACTATTGACCTCATCGCCGAGTTTGAAGGCTGGCGCCCGGACATCT ACCTCGACCCCGTAGGCAAAGAAACAGTCGGATATGGCCATCTCTGCCAGCGGCCTCGCTGCGCAGAGGTTCCCTACCCCATTCCGCTGTCCGTCGAGAACGGCAAGGCGCTCCTGAGCACCGACATGGCG GGCGCCGAGAACTGCATGACCATGGCGACGGGTCAAAACGTCGTCCTCAATGCCAACCAGTACGGCGCCCTCGTCAGCTGGGCCTTCAACGTGGGCTGCGGCAACGTGCGGTCGTCGGACCTCATCAAGGGGCTCAACCGGGGCGACGATGCCAACACCATTGTCTCGCAGGAGCTGCCTCTCTGGAATAGGGGTGGCGGCGTGGTTCTTCCGGGCTTGGTGCGTCGCCGCGCCGCCGAGTTGGCCTTGTTTAAGACGGCTACTGGAGATGGTGCTCTGCCTGCGCCGGGGTGCTAA